CGTCTAGTATAAACTATTATGCAGATGGACCTATGAAAGGTTGGGAAAATAGTATTTTAATGACTACTTTGAAAGCTGGAACTCTTTTCAGAATAAAATTGAATAATCAAAAAGATAATGTTCAAGGAGAAGTAGCAACATTTTTCCATACACCAAATCGTTATCGTGATATAGCTATAAGTCCTGATGGAAGTACTTTTTATATACTTACTGACAGTGCAGGATCAGCAAGAGGAATTGATTTAAAACCAACTACTAAACTACAAAATCCAGGGTCAATTTTAATGATTAAATATAATGGTAGTAAATAGATAGTTTTAAAGAGAGTCTGATTAACAACTTTAAGATAAAAACAGTTTTTTATGAAAAAACAAAATCATAGAAAACTGTTTTTTTATTTTAGCATAAAGTAAAAAATAAAATAAATATACAAATAGGAAAGAATAATATAATATGTTAAGTAAGAAAGCATTTAAAAGGGGGAAGCAAAATGAAAAAGGTGATTTTTTTTATACTTTTTATGCTACATACAATGCTATTTTCTGAAAATTTGATAATTAAGAATGAGAAAACAATTGAGAGTAGATTCCTTACTCCCAATGGATATGAAAGAGAAATATATCCAAAAGATTCATTTGGTACTTATTTAAGAAATTTGAATTTAAAAGAAATGGGGGCTCCAGTCTTACTATACGATGGAAGAAAAAAATTTATAGAATCACATATTTCAGTGATAGATATGCCTATTTTACCTCAAGATTTGATTCAATGTGCTGATGCAGTAATAAAGCTGAGAGCAGAATATTTATATAGTAAGAAAGATTATGATAAAATATCATTTAATTTGACAAATGGAATGGAAGTTCCATTTTCAAAATTTGTAAAAGGGGAGAGAGTTAAAGTAAAAGGAAATAAAACTACATGGGCAAAAGGAAATTATAAGACTGGATATGGAAGAGAAATATTTGAAGAATATCTTAAATTTATATATACATATGCAGGAACACTTTCATTGTCGAAAGAAATGAAAAAAACAGATATAAAAGATATAGAGATAGGAGATGTATTTATTCAGGGTGGCTTACCAGGGCATGCTGTAATAGTTGTAGATATAGCTGTAAATAAAGAAACAGGTGAAAAGATAATGATGTTAGCCCAAAGTTATATGCCTTCTCAAGAACTTCATATTTTAAAAAGTATTTCATTTATATCTCCATGGTATAAAGTGGAAGATGCGAAACTTATAACACCAGAATGGTTATTTGAAAGAGGAAGCTTAAAAAATGGTAAAATAAAATTATCTTACAGATTTATTTAAGTAATAATCTAATAAATTGATAAAATTTAAGGAAGGTAAAAAATATACCTTCCTTTGCTATAATTTCTATTTTTTATTGATAAAAGTTTTATTTAGATAAACTTTAAGGTCTTCTCTTAATTTGTCAATTTCTTTAGAATAGTTTTCAGAAAGGTTTTTAGGGTATCTATCATTCATAAATCTTCCATAATTATCCATTCCCCACCATTCAGCAAGATCGTCATCAAAAACTTTGTAAGCTTTCATATAGGAATCCCATTTTTCATCAGATATTCCCACACCATTTCCAATAAATCCTCTTCCTCCACCAAGGAATCCACAGTTCATAATAGTGAAAAGACCCTTTCCTTTTAATAGACCTCTCAATCCATTACTATCAGCTGTATAAGCAAATTCTTTAGCGAATACTCTTTCTTGATATCCTTTTACAATGGAATTAGCACTATCATGCCAGTTAGGATATACAAAAATAATATAGTCAGCCTGAGTTACAAACTTTTGTTCTTCAGCTACATCTTTTGTAGGAGTTCCTATTCCATCTTTTTGATAATAGAATTCATCAAATGAAAGAACTGGATTCCATTTCATAGCATAAAGGTCACGAAGAGTTACTTCTATTCCATTTTCTTCAAAAAATTTCATAGCAGTGTAAGCCATATCGAAGGTAACACTATTATGTCTTGGATCCCCTATTACAAATAAGGCTTTTTTGTTTTTTGAATCAGTAAATCCTTTTGGAACATATTCTTTTACTATAGCAGCAGGAACAATAGAAGCAGAAGTAATTGCATCAATATTTGCCATATCAACTTTTTTTGATTCAGTGACTGAAGCTCCAGCTTTACCATCAGCTTTTTCTGCTGAAAATGTTGACATAGATAAAGTAGCAACTAAAAATAATAATGATAATTTTTTCATAAATCCTCCCTTATATATAAAAATAACCAGCCTTTTGGGCTGGTTTTGAATACAATTCGCCCATAGTTAAGATTGGTTTAAACCTAACGAGTACTTTGGACGCCGTAGAAAATATTTCTAAAAATTATTTGATTGTTTAAATTATAATAAAAAAATAAAAACATGTCAAACTTTTAATTTTTCTCTAAAATTAAATTTTTATCATTTATATTTTTATCAAGTCTGAATAATGGAGTTTTAAATCTTTTGTAATTTGGATCAGATACTGAAATAAATACATCTTTATCTCCTTCAATGCCATTAAATTCATAATATCCATTTTCATTAGAGAGAACAGTAGAAATCTTATTAATATCTTCATCATGAATAGTAACAGGAATATTTACTAAAGCCTTTATTCCATCAGTTACTATACCTTGAATATTGAATTTAGATTTATTTAATATAATCTCTAAATTAGTAATGGAAGATTGTTTATCTATTTTTCTTATGAGTCCATTTTGAAGATAACCATCTTTTTTACATATGAGAGTAACTATTCCAGCTTCAACTTTCTTTCTAAATTTTCCAAATTCATCTGTTTCTATTTTAGATGTTTCAGTACCATTTTTTACAATTATACCAGCATTAGCTATCGGGTCTCCCTTTTCATCAATTACTCTTCCTTCAATAAAACTTGCAATTTCATGAAGATTTATAGTGATATTATAAGGTTTTCCAGTTGAATGAAATTCATAGACAAGAGCATTTTTTTTATCCAATGAATATCCAAATCTATTAGTTTTTATTCTATAATTTCCTTTTGGAATGTAAGCAGTAAATTTTCCTAAAAAATCAGTTGTAACAGTATAACTTTTATTTATACTGTTTATGAAGGAAATTTCAGTGCCTCCTATATTCATATTGTCAGCTTGTACAGTTCCGTTCACAATAACAGTGTTAGACTTTGTAAACTCTATAAAAAAATTATTTTCTTTTTTAGTATCAATGCTCTTCTCAATGGGAGCATATTCTGGTGAAGTAAATAAAAAAATGTATTCACCATCTTTTAATGAAAATTTAACTTCTCCATTGAAGAAATCTATACTTCTAATTTCTTTATCATTAGGTTTATAGTATTTTACATTACCTTTTAATGTGTTAAATTTTATAAAAATATCTCTAGAAAAAGAGCTAACTGTTAAAAAAAGCAAAAGAAAAAAAGATGTTAATTTCAGCATGTATTCCTCCATAAATATAATTATATATAATTTTATACAAAAATATCTTGCTTAAATAAGCATTTTAATTAAATTTATTATAGCATTTTTTTATATTATTCTAAACTTAAAGTTTTTTTCTTTTAATCGTTTTGTATTTAAAAAGTATTAGATATATGATATAATCACAAGTAAAAGTGTATTATCAAGGAGAAGAAAATGAGTGAGAATATAATTGACAAAAAAAATAGTACAAAAATTAATTTTTTAAAAACTCTAGCTGAAAAAACTTTATATCTTGATGAGTTTAAAGAAAATGTTATACTTGCTCTTACAAAAAAACAGGTTATGTCTGGGATAATTTACACTGAAGTTATAGATGCGATGAAAAAAGAAGGAACTGCTAGTATAAAAATGAGAAGAGATGTTCCTCTTAAAGATTTTAATCCTTATATAATGGAAGCAGAGAAAGCAGGTATTCAGTACACATTAGTTGATGCCTTAGATATGAAGGGAGATATAGTTTTAGTTGTTGTTTCAAAAGAAGCTATAGATAATGAAAATAGAGAAGTGATAGTGGAAGATGAGGAGGAAAAATTCAGAAAAGTAGGATTGAGTGAAGAATATCCTAAGCACTTAGGAGAAAAATTATGCTCAAAACATTATAAAATGCTTTCTGAAAAAATGCCATCATATGAAGGGAAGTTTGAAGAACTTAATTTATTAGACAGATTATTAGGAAAATCATGTCCTATATGTAAGAAAGAAAAGGAGAAGGATTAAATCAATGGTAGAAGCATTTAAAGTAACAGGTGGAAAAGAAATTTCAGGGGTATTGGAAGTAGAAGGATCAAAAAATGCAGCTCTTCCTATAATGATTGCAACACTTATAGAAAAAGGAACATATATTTTAAAAAATGTTCCAAATCTAATGGATATAAGGACACTGGTTAAATTATTAGAAAGTCTTGGACTAGAAATAGAAAAATTAGATGACCATTCATATAAAATAGTAAATAATGGACTTACTAATTTAGTGGCAGGATATGAACTGGTAAAAAAAATGAGAGCTTCTTTTCTTGTTATGGGGGCAATGCTTGCACATGAGAAAAAAGCTAAAGTATCTCTTCCAGGAGGATGTGCTATAGGAGCTAGACCTGTAGACCTTCATTTAAAAGGTTTTGAATCTCTTGGAGTAAAACTAACAATAGATCATGGTTATGTAGATGCTGAAGCAGAAGAATTAAAAGGTGGAGTAATAATTCTTGATTTTCCAAGTGTAGGTGCTACAGAAAATATAATAATGGCTGCAGTAAAGGCTAAAGGAAAAACTATTCTTGAAAATGCAGCTAGAGAACCTGAGATAGAGGACCTTTGTTATTTTTTAAATGATATGGGAGCAAAAATAACTGGGATAGGAACAAGTAGATTGGAAATAGAAGGTGTTGAAAAATTATTTCCATGTGAACATACAATAATACCAGATAGAATAGTAGCTGGGACATTTATAATAGCTTCTGTAATGTTTGATGGGAAAATAGAAGTAAAAGGTGTAGTTAAAGAACATCTAGGAAGTTTCCTTATGAAATTAGATGAGATGGGAGTAAAATTCGATATAGAAGGAGATAGATTAAGAGTACTATCTAAACTTTCTGATTTGAAACCAGTAAAAGTAACTACTATGCCTCATCCAGGGTTTGCAACAGATCTTCAGTCACCTATAATGACATTGATGTCTTTAGCTAATGGAACAAGTGAAATTAAGGAAACTATATTTGAGAATAGATTTATGCATGTACCAGAATTGAATAGAATGGGAGCAAAAATAGATATAAGCAATAGTTCTGCAACTATAACTGGAGTTGGAAATTTTTCTTCAGCAGAGGTAATGGCAAGTGATTTAAGAGCTGGAGCCAGTTTAATACTTGCAGCATTGAAAGCTGATGGAGTAAGTATTATAAAT
Above is a window of Fusobacterium varium DNA encoding:
- the murAA gene encoding UDP-N-acetylglucosamine 1-carboxyvinyltransferase 1, producing MVEAFKVTGGKEISGVLEVEGSKNAALPIMIATLIEKGTYILKNVPNLMDIRTLVKLLESLGLEIEKLDDHSYKIVNNGLTNLVAGYELVKKMRASFLVMGAMLAHEKKAKVSLPGGCAIGARPVDLHLKGFESLGVKLTIDHGYVDAEAEELKGGVIILDFPSVGATENIIMAAVKAKGKTILENAAREPEIEDLCYFLNDMGAKITGIGTSRLEIEGVEKLFPCEHTIIPDRIVAGTFIIASVMFDGKIEVKGVVKEHLGSFLMKLDEMGVKFDIEGDRLRVLSKLSDLKPVKVTTMPHPGFATDLQSPIMTLMSLANGTSEIKETIFENRFMHVPELNRMGAKIDISNSSATITGVGNFSSAEVMASDLRAGASLILAALKADGVSIINRIYHVDRGYENLDLKLKKIGADIERIKTEI
- a CDS encoding Putative NADPH-quinone reductase (modulator of drug activity B) yields the protein MKKLSLLFLVATLSMSTFSAEKADGKAGASVTESKKVDMANIDAITSASIVPAAIVKEYVPKGFTDSKNKKALFVIGDPRHNSVTFDMAYTAMKFFEENGIEVTLRDLYAMKWNPVLSFDEFYYQKDGIGTPTKDVAEEQKFVTQADYIIFVYPNWHDSANSIVKGYQERVFAKEFAYTADSNGLRGLLKGKGLFTIMNCGFLGGGRGFIGNGVGISDEKWDSYMKAYKVFDDDLAEWWGMDNYGRFMNDRYPKNLSENYSKEIDKLREDLKVYLNKTFINKK
- the yueI gene encoding Uncharacterized conserved protein, producing MSENIIDKKNSTKINFLKTLAEKTLYLDEFKENVILALTKKQVMSGIIYTEVIDAMKKEGTASIKMRRDVPLKDFNPYIMEAEKAGIQYTLVDALDMKGDIVLVVVSKEAIDNENREVIVEDEEEKFRKVGLSEEYPKHLGEKLCSKHYKMLSEKMPSYEGKFEELNLLDRLLGKSCPICKKEKEKD